One part of the Aurantibacillus circumpalustris genome encodes these proteins:
- the secG gene encoding preprotein translocase subunit SecG, which produces MKKKDLLCTSYLKIKITYKNKNMFFSFLTILVCILLVLVILIQNSKGGGIQSQFGAATQIMGVKKGTEFIEKATWGLAITLIVLSVLMSPQGTVVDTNSEDAGSVAKRKAQSAVAIPAQQQPAQQAPQAQPMPEQAPPQQ; this is translated from the coding sequence TTGAAGAAAAAAGACTTACTTTGCACCTCTTATTTAAAAATTAAAATAACTTATAAAAATAAAAACATGTTTTTCTCATTTCTAACAATTCTGGTGTGTATTTTACTTGTTCTGGTAATCCTTATTCAAAACTCAAAAGGTGGCGGAATTCAAAGTCAATTTGGTGCTGCAACTCAAATTATGGGTGTAAAAAAAGGAACTGAATTTATTGAAAAAGCAACTTGGGGATTAGCAATTACCTTAATTGTGTTAAGTGTATTAATGTCGCCACAAGGTACTGTAGTAGATACAAACTCTGAAGATGCAGGATCTGTTGCAAAAAGAAAAGCACAGTCAGCTGTTGCAATTCCAGCTCAACAACAACCTGCTCAACAAGCTCCTCAAGCACAACCAATGCCTGAGCAAGCTCCACCACAACAATAA